A section of the Cydia splendana chromosome 1, ilCydSple1.2, whole genome shotgun sequence genome encodes:
- the LOC134791962 gene encoding uncharacterized protein LOC134791962, with the protein MLRFTVLAFALTAVLADGEDKKKCMRVFHPGSMHCCKNEIMPPKGEKEELKECFKTPHAHHSCEHDICVGKKLGYASDDGTVDMDAWEKVVTEQFKSSPTLLEAVKENCIKGDISKYGPPDACQLSKLKMCLHRSIILDCKEWDDNGPCAGMKDLVMECAKMDE; encoded by the exons ATGCTTCGTTTTACAGTGTTAGCTTTTGCATTGACTGCCGTGTTG GCCGACGGTGAGGATAAGAAAAAATGTATGAGGGTGTTTCATCCG GGATCTATGCATTGCTGTAAAAACGAAATTATGCCACCGAAAGGAGAAAAAGAAGAGCTGAAAGAATGCTTCAAGACTCCACACGCTCACCATTCT TGCGAGCATGATATTTGCGTTGGGAAGAAACTCGGGTACGCCTCCGATGACGGTACAGTCGACATGGATGCATGGGAAAAGGTCGTTACGGAACAATTTAAAAGTTCTCCTACGTTGTTAGAAGCCGTCAAAGAGAACTGTATCAAGGGTGACATCAGCAAATACGGACCACCTGATGCTTGCCAGCTGTCCAAATTGAAGATGTGCCTGCATAGGTCCATTATccta GACTGCAAGGAATGGGATGACAATGGTCCGTGCGCTGGCATGAAGGACCTGGTCATGGAGTGCGCCAAGATGGATGAATAA